In a single window of the Bacillus clarus genome:
- the gpr gene encoding GPR endopeptidase, translated as MKEPLDLSKYNVRTDLAVEAHQMLQERQQEKRGIQGVVVKERDEEGITITKVTIDESASESMGKKPGNYLTLEVQGIRQQDTDLQQKVERIFAKEFSYLLEEIGISKEASCLIVGLGNWNVTPDALGPIVVENVLVTRHLFKLQPESVEEGFRPVSAIRPGVMGITGIETSDVIYGIIEKTKPDFVIAIDALAARSIERVNSTIQISDTGIHPGSGVGNKRKELSKETLGIPVIAIGVPTVVDAVSITSDTIDFILKHFGREMKEGDKPSRSLLPAGFTFGEKKKLTEEDMPDEKSRNMFLGAVGTLEEEEKRKLIYEVLSPLGHNLMVTPKEVDTFIEDMANVLAGGLNAALHHQIDQDNTGAYTH; from the coding sequence ATGAAAGAGCCACTAGACTTAAGTAAATATAACGTTAGAACTGACCTTGCAGTAGAGGCACACCAAATGTTACAAGAGCGTCAACAAGAAAAGAGAGGAATACAAGGTGTTGTCGTAAAAGAGCGTGACGAAGAAGGGATTACAATTACGAAAGTCACCATTGATGAGAGTGCATCTGAATCAATGGGGAAAAAACCAGGGAATTATTTAACGCTTGAAGTGCAAGGTATACGCCAACAAGATACGGATTTGCAACAGAAAGTAGAACGTATTTTTGCGAAAGAATTTTCTTATTTATTAGAAGAAATTGGGATTTCGAAAGAGGCAAGTTGTTTAATTGTTGGTCTTGGGAATTGGAACGTAACGCCAGATGCTCTTGGTCCAATTGTTGTAGAAAATGTGCTTGTGACGAGACATTTGTTCAAATTACAACCTGAGAGTGTAGAAGAAGGTTTTAGACCTGTTAGTGCCATTCGTCCGGGGGTAATGGGTATTACAGGGATAGAAACGAGCGATGTCATTTATGGGATTATTGAGAAGACGAAGCCGGATTTTGTTATAGCGATTGATGCATTAGCTGCACGCTCTATTGAGCGAGTGAATAGTACGATACAAATTTCAGATACAGGCATTCATCCTGGATCTGGTGTTGGGAATAAGCGGAAAGAATTGAGTAAGGAAACTTTGGGGATCCCAGTTATCGCAATTGGTGTTCCAACGGTTGTTGATGCGGTTTCTATTACGAGTGATACAATTGATTTTATTTTGAAACATTTTGGACGTGAAATGAAAGAAGGAGACAAACCGTCACGTTCTTTATTACCAGCTGGTTTTACATTCGGAGAAAAGAAAAAGTTAACAGAAGAAGATATGCCAGATGAAAAGAGTCGCAACATGTTTTTAGGAGCTGTAGGAACATTAGAAGAGGAAGAAAAGAGAAAGTTGATTTACGAAGTGTTATCTCCTCTTGGTCATAATTTGATGGTAACACCAAAGGAAGTAGATACGTTTATTGAAGATATGGCAAACGTATTAGCGGGTGGTTTAAATGCAGCGCTACATCATCAAATTGATCAAGATAATACAGGGGCCTATACGCATTGA
- a CDS encoding DUF3679 domain-containing protein has product MSRFALQCISFVMLCLFVMLIGIGIANHGLKSMKGYRQPSYEQIAYMTGTGSSVAEVKILGEAFSAVEKQKQLENLRSFNAVEGLGIGIANLTRNITKFGTDIVIGKIREIFS; this is encoded by the coding sequence TTGAGTCGATTTGCACTTCAGTGTATAAGTTTTGTGATGCTATGTTTGTTTGTGATGTTAATTGGTATAGGAATTGCTAATCATGGTTTAAAGAGCATGAAGGGATATCGTCAACCATCATATGAACAAATTGCTTATATGACAGGAACAGGAAGTTCGGTAGCTGAAGTGAAGATTTTAGGAGAAGCATTTTCAGCTGTGGAAAAACAAAAACAGTTAGAAAACCTCAGAAGTTTTAACGCTGTAGAAGGTTTGGGAATAGGGATTGCAAATCTCACCCGAAATATTACGAAGTTTGGAACGGATATCGTTATTGGGAAGATAAGAGAAATTTTTAGCTAG
- the rpsT gene encoding 30S ribosomal protein S20 — MANIKSAIKRAKLSEERRAHNASIKSDMRSAVKTVEALVTNNDLENAKEAFKTASKKLDKAARKGLIHQNAAARQKSRLAKQVNA, encoded by the coding sequence ATGGCAAACATCAAATCTGCTATCAAACGCGCTAAACTTAGCGAAGAGCGTCGTGCACATAACGCTTCTATCAAGTCTGACATGCGTTCTGCTGTTAAAACTGTAGAAGCTTTAGTTACTAATAACGATCTTGAAAATGCTAAAGAAGCTTTCAAAACTGCTTCTAAAAAACTTGACAAAGCAGCTCGTAAAGGTCTTATCCACCAAAACGCTGCAGCTCGTCAAAAATCTCGCTTAGCGAAACAAGTAAACGCGTAA